CCACCGACTTTTCCGTCAGAGTCCACTGCATAGCCGAAGGATGCTTTTAGTAATGAAACATCCATTTCTCGTGCCCCAGCTAAACCGCTCTCTTCACCAGCGGTAATGACTACTTGAAAATCACCGTGTGGAATTGAAAATTCTTTTAGTACGCGGATCATTTCAAATATTGCTGCAATACCAGCTTTATCATCGGCACCTAAAATTGTCGTGCCATCAGAATAAATGAAGCCATCCTCTTTTAAAACCGGTTTAATCGATTGACCAGGAAACACCGTGTCCATGTGAGATGTAAAATAGATAGGAGTTGCATCTGCTACAGTTCCTTTAAACGTGGCAAATAAGTTACCAGCACCGTGACCGGAACGGTTAGCGGAATCATCTTCTACTACTTCTGCACCAAGTGCTTCTAGTTTTTCTTTCAATACGATGGATATTTCTTTTTCGTTTTTCGTTTCCGAATCGATCTGTACAAGTTCCATAAATTCATCTACAAGTCTTTTATTCAATGAAGTTCCTCCTTACAATGGAATATTTCCATGTTTTTTGGTTGGTCGAGTTTCTTTCTTATTGCGCATCATATCTAACGCTTGAATGAGTTTAATACGCGTCTCACGAGGATCGATTACGTCATCTACCATTCCACGAGCAGCAGCAACGTATGGATTTGCAAATTTTTCGCGATATTCCTCGATTTTTGCCGCTCGCGTAGCTTCCTGATTGTCGCTTTGCGCGATTTCCCGGGAAAAGATGATGTTCGCAGCCCCTTGAGGACCCATTACCGCAATTTCAGCATTTGGCCAAGAGAAGACTAAGTCGGCACCAATTGATTTAGAGTTAAGTGCTACATATGCTCCGCCATATGCTTTTCGTAAAATAACCGTAATTTTCGGAACGGTCGCTTCGGAGTAGGCATATAATATCTTCGCTCCGTGACGAATAATCCCGCCGTGTTCTTGTTTGATACCTGGGAAAAAACCTGTCACATCCTCAAAGGTAATAAGAGGAATATTAAACGAGTCACAGAATCGGATGAATCGAGATGCTTTATCTGATGAATCAATATCCAGTCCGCCAGCCATTACTTTTGGTTGGTTACAAACTAACCCCACAACTTCTCCTTTGATACGCGCAAGACCAATCACAACATTTCTTGCGAACTCAGGTTGAACTTCTAAAAAGGAATTCGTATCGACAACTTGCTCAATCACTTTTCGAACATCATACGGGCGAATCGCGTCGAACGGAATGACTTCCGTTAAATCCGCACGATAATCTTCCATATCAGGAGCATCCGAAACAGGTGCTTTTTCTTCATTATTTTGTGGTAAATAGCTCAACAATTGACGGACTTGTTGTAACACTTCTTGTTCAGAAGCGGCACGGAAGTGAGCATTTCCACTAATCGCATTATGTACTTTTGAGCCACCTAGATCTTCCGAAGAAATTTTTTCGCCCGTTACTGTTTCAATCACCTTAGGTCCGGTGATGAACATTTGACTCGTTTTATCTACCATAAAGACAAAGTCAGTAATTGCTGGTGAATAAACTGCACCACCTGCGCATGGTCCCATAATAACCGAGATTTGTGGTATAACCCCTGAGTAAATCGCATTTCGATAAAAGATATGTCCATACCCATCGAGTGATACAACACCTTCTTGAATTCTAGCGCCGCCAGAATCATTCAATCCGATAAAAGGA
The Paenisporosarcina cavernae genome window above contains:
- a CDS encoding acyl-CoA carboxylase subunit beta, whose amino-acid sequence is MDIYEKINELYDRKRQIELGGGDDRIAKQHEKGKLTARERIDLLVDEGSFVELNPFVEHRTTDFGMGDLAGPGDGVVTGFGKVNGRDIYLFSQDFTVFGGALGEMHAQKIANVMDLAAKNGAPFIGLNDSGGARIQEGVVSLDGYGHIFYRNAIYSGVIPQISVIMGPCAGGAVYSPAITDFVFMVDKTSQMFITGPKVIETVTGEKISSEDLGGSKVHNAISGNAHFRAASEQEVLQQVRQLLSYLPQNNEEKAPVSDAPDMEDYRADLTEVIPFDAIRPYDVRKVIEQVVDTNSFLEVQPEFARNVVIGLARIKGEVVGLVCNQPKVMAGGLDIDSSDKASRFIRFCDSFNIPLITFEDVTGFFPGIKQEHGGIIRHGAKILYAYSEATVPKITVILRKAYGGAYVALNSKSIGADLVFSWPNAEIAVMGPQGAANIIFSREIAQSDNQEATRAAKIEEYREKFANPYVAAARGMVDDVIDPRETRIKLIQALDMMRNKKETRPTKKHGNIPL